A region of Pirellulales bacterium DNA encodes the following proteins:
- a CDS encoding efflux RND transporter permease subunit has product MISHFFIDRPIFAAVLSIVITLAGGIAAVNLPIAQYPQITPPSVQVSINYPGASAQVVAATVAAPIEQQVNGVQGMLYMSSQMGNDGSYTLTVTFDLGIDLNTALVMVQNRVALAMPQLPNQVQQQGITIKKKTPDLLMIINFTSPDHRYDDVYLSNFAMIYVKDELFRVAGVSDITFMGQRDYSIRAWLDPQKLASRNMTASDVAKAIRSQNIEAAAGQIGQPPVNGGQTSQMPITTLGRLSLPEQFADIIVKVGQNRPTGPALAASPSKRAVGLALPGSISPIQNFATMGGVVSARVVASNIGGGVSTAPLSTATSTSGVGTTSSTNSSSVGVQSISGVTGGGATGGGAMAGGGGTTAGGGASNGGGTTGGAASGGTTTNTTSGPGTMASGATSSAMTGLSAGSMSAAGGNGTISGATMGHGPLNPSATIVRLRDVARVELGAQNYNQACTFDGQPSVGLGIRMLPGTNALDVADRVRSKMDQLRTRFPEGVDFAIAYDITPFIRESVADVVQTLFEAVVLVGVVVMVFLQNWRAMIIPLIAVPVAIVGTFAVMLVLGFSLNNISLFGLVLAIGIVVDDAIVVVENVERWLEQGLSPRDATRKAMEEVTGPVIAVALVLCAVFVPCAFISGIIGQFFRQFAVTIAVSTVFSAINSLTLSPALAAILLHRKEHAAPSTDGGPRRFHVALLLRPSLLLSLFYRTFNAVFGASTAAYAWVVGIMLRISALVLLAYVGLVVLTYWVFVQAPTGFIPQQDQGRLIVNIQLPDSASLTRTREAIAQIEKISLQTDGVAHTTTVAGLSFLQQANSSNFGSMFVVLAPFEERKGPAMTDIAIMARLRAAWKKEVKDAQVTVYGAPPVPGLSVAGGFKLMVEDSAGMGLATLQRQTEKLIQKMQAEPGLTGVSTQFRSNTPQLYLDIDRAKVATLGVSLDELDQTLQIYLGSLYVNSFNAFGRYWQVTLQAEGDFRDRTSDINLLQVRNGLGQMVLLGTLVNVREIGGPIFATRYNLYSAAPIIGNTHPDVSTGDAIATIDRLVAENLPLSMKAEWTELMFMQIRAGNTAMYVFALAVVCVFLALAALYESWSLPLAVILVVPLCLLCSVVGVLYTKTSVNIFVQIGLVVLVGLACKNAILIVEFARQLHEEGRPRFEVTKEASRLRLRPILMTSLAFILGVVPLVVAEGAGAEMRRSLGTAVFSGMLGVTLFGIFLTPVFFYVIQGYGEARGARRGSTRRIATSLLGSLAGAAIGWSLAWAGFVALPWGPVVGGSIGFLMTIMALALRQRIVQRQRPEPRSTEP; this is encoded by the coding sequence ATGATTTCACACTTCTTCATCGATCGACCGATCTTTGCGGCAGTGTTGTCGATTGTCATTACGCTGGCCGGCGGGATCGCCGCCGTGAACCTGCCCATTGCGCAATATCCACAGATCACTCCTCCCTCGGTACAGGTCTCGATCAATTATCCCGGCGCGAGCGCTCAAGTCGTCGCGGCTACTGTTGCCGCCCCTATTGAGCAGCAGGTCAATGGCGTCCAGGGCATGCTGTACATGTCGTCCCAGATGGGCAACGACGGCTCGTACACGCTTACAGTCACATTCGATCTGGGAATCGACTTAAATACCGCCTTGGTGATGGTGCAAAACCGCGTGGCGCTGGCCATGCCGCAATTGCCTAATCAGGTGCAGCAGCAGGGCATAACGATCAAGAAAAAGACGCCAGACCTGCTGATGATTATCAACTTCACGTCGCCGGACCATCGCTACGACGACGTCTATCTCAGCAACTTCGCCATGATTTACGTCAAAGACGAGTTATTTCGCGTGGCGGGTGTTTCCGACATTACGTTCATGGGGCAACGGGACTACAGCATTCGCGCCTGGCTCGATCCGCAAAAGCTGGCATCGCGCAACATGACGGCCAGCGACGTGGCCAAGGCAATCCGCAGTCAGAATATCGAGGCGGCTGCCGGACAGATCGGACAACCGCCGGTGAATGGCGGTCAGACGTCGCAGATGCCTATCACAACGCTCGGCCGACTTTCCTTGCCGGAGCAATTCGCCGACATCATCGTCAAGGTGGGCCAGAATCGTCCCACTGGACCGGCATTGGCCGCGTCGCCGTCAAAACGTGCCGTCGGACTGGCTTTGCCCGGCTCGATTAGCCCGATTCAGAACTTCGCGACGATGGGAGGCGTGGTGAGCGCGCGAGTCGTGGCCAGCAACATCGGTGGCGGAGTTTCGACGGCGCCGCTCTCGACCGCCACAAGCACATCGGGCGTGGGCACAACCTCCTCGACTAACTCGTCATCGGTCGGCGTGCAATCGATCAGTGGCGTTACAGGTGGCGGTGCGACCGGGGGCGGCGCGATGGCTGGCGGCGGGGGAACGACGGCCGGCGGCGGGGCCAGCAATGGCGGCGGAACAACCGGCGGCGCCGCCTCGGGCGGAACCACTACTAACACGACGTCCGGCCCCGGGACCATGGCCAGCGGTGCAACCTCTAGCGCCATGACCGGTCTGTCGGCAGGCAGTATGTCGGCAGCCGGAGGCAACGGCACGATCAGCGGCGCGACCATGGGGCACGGGCCGCTTAATCCATCGGCCACGATTGTCCGCCTGCGCGACGTCGCCCGCGTCGAACTGGGAGCGCAAAACTACAATCAGGCGTGTACCTTCGATGGTCAGCCCTCGGTGGGGCTGGGAATCCGCATGCTGCCGGGCACCAATGCGCTCGACGTGGCCGATCGCGTGCGCAGCAAGATGGATCAACTGCGGACGCGCTTTCCCGAAGGCGTCGATTTCGCGATCGCCTACGACATCACTCCGTTTATCCGCGAGTCGGTGGCGGATGTGGTGCAAACTCTCTTCGAAGCCGTCGTGCTCGTCGGCGTCGTCGTGATGGTGTTTTTGCAGAACTGGCGGGCGATGATCATTCCATTGATCGCCGTGCCGGTGGCCATTGTGGGCACGTTTGCCGTGATGTTGGTCCTGGGCTTCAGCCTGAACAACATTTCGCTGTTCGGTCTGGTGTTAGCCATTGGCATCGTGGTCGACGACGCCATTGTTGTGGTCGAGAACGTCGAACGCTGGCTGGAGCAAGGTTTGAGCCCGCGCGACGCCACCCGCAAGGCCATGGAAGAAGTCACAGGGCCCGTGATTGCCGTGGCATTGGTATTGTGTGCAGTGTTTGTGCCGTGTGCCTTTATCAGCGGCATCATCGGACAGTTCTTTCGGCAGTTCGCTGTAACGATCGCGGTGTCGACGGTTTTCTCGGCGATCAATTCGCTCACGCTTAGCCCGGCGCTGGCTGCGATCTTGCTTCATCGCAAGGAACACGCCGCGCCAAGCACCGACGGTGGCCCGCGGCGCTTTCATGTAGCGCTCCTCCTGCGCCCCTCTCTGCTACTGTCGTTGTTCTATCGAACATTCAACGCGGTGTTTGGCGCGAGTACCGCGGCCTACGCTTGGGTTGTAGGCATTATGTTGCGGATCAGTGCCCTGGTGCTGTTGGCGTACGTGGGGCTGGTCGTGCTGACGTATTGGGTGTTCGTACAGGCGCCCACCGGATTCATTCCGCAACAAGATCAGGGCCGGTTGATCGTCAATATCCAATTGCCGGACTCGGCATCGTTAACGCGTACCCGAGAAGCCATCGCGCAGATTGAAAAGATTTCGTTACAGACCGACGGAGTAGCCCATACGACAACGGTGGCCGGCTTGTCATTTTTGCAACAAGCCAATAGTTCGAACTTCGGTTCTATGTTCGTGGTGCTGGCCCCCTTCGAAGAGCGAAAGGGGCCGGCCATGACCGACATCGCGATCATGGCCCGGCTGCGCGCTGCCTGGAAGAAAGAAGTCAAGGACGCGCAGGTGACAGTCTACGGGGCACCACCTGTCCCAGGCCTCAGCGTAGCGGGTGGATTCAAGCTGATGGTCGAGGATAGCGCCGGCATGGGCTTGGCCACCTTGCAACGCCAAACCGAAAAGCTAATTCAAAAGATGCAAGCCGAACCCGGCCTGACCGGTGTCTCAACGCAGTTCCGATCGAACACACCACAGCTCTACCTGGATATCGATCGCGCCAAGGTTGCGACGCTGGGTGTTTCGCTCGACGAGTTGGATCAGACTTTGCAGATTTACCTGGGCTCGCTGTATGTCAATAGCTTCAACGCCTTTGGGCGGTACTGGCAGGTTACGCTACAGGCGGAAGGAGATTTTCGCGATCGCACGTCGGATATCAATCTGCTGCAAGTGCGCAACGGGCTAGGACAAATGGTCCTGTTGGGAACGCTTGTGAATGTGCGCGAAATTGGCGGCCCCATTTTCGCCACGCGCTATAACTTATATTCGGCCGCGCCGATCATCGGCAACACGCATCCCGATGTCAGCACGGGTGACGCGATCGCGACCATCGATCGACTTGTGGCAGAAAACCTGCCCCTGTCGATGAAGGCCGAGTGGACCGAGTTGATGTTCATGCAGATTCGCGCGGGCAATACCGCCATGTACGTGTTTGCGCTGGCCGTGGTCTGTGTCTTTCTGGCTCTCGCGGCGCTATACGAAAGCTGGTCTCTGCCGCTGGCCGTGATTTTGGTCGTGCCGCTCTGCTTGCTCTGCTCGGTGGTGGGTGTTCTCTATACCAAGACCTCTGTGAATATCTTCGTACAAATCGGCTTGGTCGTACTCGTTGGGTTGGCGTGCAAGAATGCCATTTTGATCGTCGAGTTCGCGCGCCAGTTGCACGAGGAAGGCCGTCCGCGCTTCGAGGTGACCAAGGAAGCTTCCCGGCTGCGCCTGCGGCCGATCCTGATGACCTCGTTGGCATTTATTCTGGGCGTAGTACCGCTAGTCGTGGCCGAGGGCGCAGGGGCCGAAATGCGCCGCTCGCTGGGAACGGCTGTCTTCAGCGGCATGCTCGGCGTGACACTGTTCGGCATCTTTCTCACACCGGTCTTCTTCTACGTGATCCAGGGCTATGGCGAAGCGCGCGGCGCGCGGCGCGGGTCGACGCGCCGCATTGCTACCTCTCTGCTTGGTAGCTTGGCCGGCGCGGCTATCGGTTGGAGCCTGGCGTGGGCCGGCTTTGTAGCTCTTCCCTGGGGCCCCGTCGTCGGCGGTAGCATCGGATTTCTGATGACCATCATGGCCTTGGCGTTGCGACAGCGGATTGTCCAGCGACAGAGGCCGGAGCCACGGAGCACAGAACCGTGA
- a CDS encoding efflux RND transporter periplasmic adaptor subunit, whose product MPVLFLLLIGMAAGCGSRTSKVAPPQAPVVPCSQPVKREVTDYVDFTGRTDAVESVDIRPRVTGYLVQMPFSEGAEVKEGDLLFVVDPRPYKAQLDQAEGLLKLYEAQLALSRTTYARDINIAKTPGAVSLQQLDQDKAAVGEAEAQVAAYQASLEVYKLNLDFTKVTSPINGQISRYFLTRGNLVVQDQTLLTTVVSTDPMYAYFDVDETTLLRIRRAVSEGRIPVPQRGQVPVLMGLPGEEGFPHQGNINFVNNQVNPTTGSISWRGVFPNPKPATGFRLLSPGMFLRMRLPIGEPHPAVLVVDAAIVADQGLKYVYVIDADNTVQYRRVTTGPLESDGLRVVQEGLKGDEWVVVGALQQVRPRMQVQPEKMPMPSLGTQETPAESKSAE is encoded by the coding sequence ATGCCGGTCTTATTTCTGCTGCTGATCGGCATGGCCGCGGGTTGCGGTAGCCGGACCTCTAAGGTCGCACCGCCGCAGGCACCAGTCGTCCCGTGCAGCCAACCGGTGAAGCGGGAAGTCACCGACTACGTCGACTTCACCGGCCGCACCGACGCCGTGGAATCCGTCGATATCCGTCCGCGAGTGACGGGCTACCTCGTACAAATGCCCTTCAGCGAAGGGGCCGAGGTCAAAGAGGGGGACCTGCTATTTGTCGTTGACCCTCGTCCTTATAAGGCGCAGCTCGATCAGGCCGAAGGACTGCTCAAACTCTACGAAGCGCAGCTTGCGCTCTCTCGTACTACTTATGCCCGCGACATCAACATCGCGAAAACGCCTGGCGCCGTTAGCTTGCAGCAACTGGACCAGGACAAGGCGGCGGTCGGCGAGGCCGAAGCACAGGTCGCCGCCTACCAGGCTAGCTTGGAGGTCTACAAGCTGAATCTGGATTTCACCAAGGTCACGTCCCCGATCAACGGTCAGATCAGCCGCTACTTCCTCACCCGCGGCAACCTGGTCGTGCAAGATCAGACGCTGCTAACAACCGTCGTTTCAACCGACCCCATGTATGCCTATTTCGACGTGGATGAAACCACGTTGCTGCGTATCAGGCGGGCCGTCAGCGAAGGCCGCATCCCCGTGCCCCAGCGCGGACAGGTGCCGGTTCTCATGGGGCTGCCGGGGGAAGAAGGATTCCCGCACCAAGGGAATATTAACTTCGTCAACAATCAGGTTAATCCGACCACCGGCAGCATCTCGTGGCGTGGCGTCTTTCCCAATCCCAAGCCAGCCACAGGATTTCGATTGCTCTCTCCCGGCATGTTCCTGCGGATGCGTTTGCCGATCGGAGAGCCTCACCCGGCAGTGCTAGTCGTCGACGCAGCGATCGTGGCCGATCAGGGACTTAAGTACGTCTATGTCATCGATGCAGATAACACGGTGCAATATCGCCGTGTCACGACGGGTCCGCTGGAGAGCGACGGTTTACGAGTCGTTCAGGAGGGTCTTAAGGGGGACGAGTGGGTTGTGGTTGGCGCCTTGCAGCAAGTCCGTCCGCGCATGCAGGTCCAGCCAGAGAAAATGCCGATGCCTTCGCTGGGTACACAGGAGACGCCTGCCGAATCCAAGAGCGCCGAGTAA